The following coding sequences lie in one Anguilla anguilla isolate fAngAng1 chromosome 14, fAngAng1.pri, whole genome shotgun sequence genomic window:
- the LOC118213113 gene encoding globoside alpha-1,3-N-acetylgalactosaminyltransferase 1-like isoform X1 has translation MAALSLKQEFSTGRERVTKRRLFLACLALSGFIYFLRSRKAGVSSALSRAEEGDNPGQAGNPADLLNETSWRAPVVWGDSEVSERHREAQSYRTFRVGLAAFVVGRYSQHLLRFLVSAERHFLLGEYVFYYILTDNPRAVPDLELPEGRELRPIHVGEMPEWRRLSRVRMSRLAEVIKDRIQKEVEYIFCMDVDQEFVNPVGTEILGDLVATLHPEYCGMPLGTFPYEKDETSQAFVEAGEGDFYYTSELYGGLCAEVYAMALTCSQLILQDGEAGFHALRYEESYLNRYLVNRRPTCVLSPEYSWWDSPRTLEVPVQRVVSIGRQCAALEPQKREAKRC, from the exons ATGGCTGCACTGAGTCTTAAACAGGAGTTTTCTACAG GCCGGGAGCGAGTCACCAAGAGACGTCTGTTCCTCGCCTGCTTGGCCTTGTCTGGATTCATCT ACTTCCTGCGAAGCCGAAAAGCGGGGGTCTCGTCGGCCCTCTCCCGGGCGGAGGAGGGGGATAACCCGGGACAGGCGGGGAACCCGGCGGACCTCCTGAACGAGACGTCGTGGCGCGCGCCGGTGGTGTGGGGCGACAGCGAGGTGTCGGAGCGCCACCGGGAGGCGCAGTCCTACCGCACCTTCCGCGTGGGCCTGGCGGCGTTCGTGGTGGGCCGCTACTCCCAGCACCTGCTGCGCTTCCTGGTGTCGGCCGAGCGCCACTTCCTGCTGGGCGAGTACGTCTTCTACTACATCCTGACCGACAACCCGCGGGCCGTCCCGGACCTGGAGCTGCCCGAGGGCCGCGAGCTCAGGCCCATCCACGTGGGCGAGATGCCCGAGTGGAGGCGCCTGTCCCGCGTCCGGATGTCCCGCCTGGCCGAGGTCATCAAGGACCGGATCCAGAAGGAGGTGGAGTACATCTTCTGCATGGACGTGGACCAGGAGTTCGTCAACCCCGTGGGCACGGAGATCCTGGGGGACCTGGTGGCCACCCTGCACCCCGAGTACTGCGGGATGCCCCTGGGCACCTTCCCCTACGAGAAGGACGAAACGTCGCAGGCCTTCGTGGAGGCGGGCGAGGGCGACTTCTACTACACCTCGGAGCTGTACGGGGGCCTGTGCGCGGAGGTGTACGCCATGGCGCTCACCTGCTCGCAGCTGATCCTGCAGGACGGCGAGGCGGGCTTCCACGCGCTGCGCTACGAGGAGAGCTACCTGAACCGCTACCTGGTCAACCGCCGGCCCACCTGCGTGCTCTCCCCGGAGTACAGCTGGTGGGACTCCCCCCGCACGCTGGAGGTGCCCGTCCAGCGCGTCGTCTCCATCGGCCGCCAGTGCGCCGCCCTGGAGCCCCAGAAGAGGGAGGCCAAGAGGTgctga
- the LOC118213113 gene encoding globoside alpha-1,3-N-acetylgalactosaminyltransferase 1-like isoform X2 — protein MARFLNSTPPSGRERVTKRRLFLACLALSGFIYFLRSRKAGVSSALSRAEEGDNPGQAGNPADLLNETSWRAPVVWGDSEVSERHREAQSYRTFRVGLAAFVVGRYSQHLLRFLVSAERHFLLGEYVFYYILTDNPRAVPDLELPEGRELRPIHVGEMPEWRRLSRVRMSRLAEVIKDRIQKEVEYIFCMDVDQEFVNPVGTEILGDLVATLHPEYCGMPLGTFPYEKDETSQAFVEAGEGDFYYTSELYGGLCAEVYAMALTCSQLILQDGEAGFHALRYEESYLNRYLVNRRPTCVLSPEYSWWDSPRTLEVPVQRVVSIGRQCAALEPQKREAKRC, from the exons atggcacgCTTCCTAAACTCCACACCCCCCTCAG GCCGGGAGCGAGTCACCAAGAGACGTCTGTTCCTCGCCTGCTTGGCCTTGTCTGGATTCATCT ACTTCCTGCGAAGCCGAAAAGCGGGGGTCTCGTCGGCCCTCTCCCGGGCGGAGGAGGGGGATAACCCGGGACAGGCGGGGAACCCGGCGGACCTCCTGAACGAGACGTCGTGGCGCGCGCCGGTGGTGTGGGGCGACAGCGAGGTGTCGGAGCGCCACCGGGAGGCGCAGTCCTACCGCACCTTCCGCGTGGGCCTGGCGGCGTTCGTGGTGGGCCGCTACTCCCAGCACCTGCTGCGCTTCCTGGTGTCGGCCGAGCGCCACTTCCTGCTGGGCGAGTACGTCTTCTACTACATCCTGACCGACAACCCGCGGGCCGTCCCGGACCTGGAGCTGCCCGAGGGCCGCGAGCTCAGGCCCATCCACGTGGGCGAGATGCCCGAGTGGAGGCGCCTGTCCCGCGTCCGGATGTCCCGCCTGGCCGAGGTCATCAAGGACCGGATCCAGAAGGAGGTGGAGTACATCTTCTGCATGGACGTGGACCAGGAGTTCGTCAACCCCGTGGGCACGGAGATCCTGGGGGACCTGGTGGCCACCCTGCACCCCGAGTACTGCGGGATGCCCCTGGGCACCTTCCCCTACGAGAAGGACGAAACGTCGCAGGCCTTCGTGGAGGCGGGCGAGGGCGACTTCTACTACACCTCGGAGCTGTACGGGGGCCTGTGCGCGGAGGTGTACGCCATGGCGCTCACCTGCTCGCAGCTGATCCTGCAGGACGGCGAGGCGGGCTTCCACGCGCTGCGCTACGAGGAGAGCTACCTGAACCGCTACCTGGTCAACCGCCGGCCCACCTGCGTGCTCTCCCCGGAGTACAGCTGGTGGGACTCCCCCCGCACGCTGGAGGTGCCCGTCCAGCGCGTCGTCTCCATCGGCCGCCAGTGCGCCGCCCTGGAGCCCCAGAAGAGGGAGGCCAAGAGGTgctga